A genomic stretch from Sphaerodactylus townsendi isolate TG3544 linkage group LG15, MPM_Stown_v2.3, whole genome shotgun sequence includes:
- the LOC125445005 gene encoding LOW QUALITY PROTEIN: myosin-7-like (The sequence of the model RefSeq protein was modified relative to this genomic sequence to represent the inferred CDS: inserted 1 base in 1 codon): MPDIEMAEFGPAAPFLRLTEKQRIEAQNRPFDLKKDVFVLDDKVEFVKAKVVSREGGNVTVETENGKTATVKEDLVMQQNPPKFDKIEDMAMLTFLHEPAVLYNLKERYAAWMIYTYSGLFCVTVNPYKWLPVYNAEVVAAYRGKKRSEAPPHIFSISDNAYQYMLTDRENQSILITGESGAGKTVNTKRVIQYFAVIAAIGDRSKKEQAPTGKGTLEDQIIQANPALEAFGNAKTVRNDNSSRFGKFIRIHFGATGKLASADIETYLLEKSRVIFQLKSERNYHIYYQILSNKKPELLDMMLVTNNPYDYAFISQGETTVPSIDDAEELLATDSAFDILGFTQEEKNSIYKLTGAIMHYGNMKFKQKQREEQAEPDGTEEADKSAYLMGLNSADLLKGLCHPRVKVGNEYVTKGQNVQQVYYAIGALAKSVYEKMFSWMVLRINATLETKLPRQYFIGVLDIAGFEIFDFNSFEQLCINFTNEKLQQFFNHHMFVLEQEEYKKEGIEWEFIDFGMDLQACIDLIEKPMGIMSILEEECMFPKATDMTFKAKLYDNHLGKSANFGKPRNIKGKPEAHFALGHYAGTVDYNILGWLQKNKDPLNETVVGLYQKSALKLLAILFANYAGADAPVDSKGKGTKKKGSSFQTVSALHRENLNKLMTNLRSTHPHFVRCIIPNETKSPGTIDNSLVMHQLRCNGVLEGIRICRKGFPNRILYGDFRQRYRILNPAAIPEGQFIDSRKGAEKLLGSLDIDHNQYKFGHTKVFFKAGLLGLLEEMRDERLSRIITRIQAQSRGILSRIEFRKIMERKESLLVIQYNIRAFMVVKNWPWMRLFFKIKPLLKSAETEKELLALKDELARLKEALEKSEGSLERAGEEQVMVSXRQEKNNLQLSLLLGNNLADAEERCDQLIKNKIQLEAKVKEQTERLEDEEEMNAELTAKKRKLEDECSELKKDIDDLELTLAKVEKEKHATENKVKNLTEEMAGLDEIIAKLTKEKKALQEAHQQALDDLQAEEDKVNTLTKAKVKLEQQVDDLEGSLEQEKKIRMDLERAKRKLEGDLKLTQESIMDLENDKQQLDEKLKKKDFELNALNARIEDEQALGVQLQKKLKELQARIEELEEELEAERTARAKVEKQRSDLSRELEEISERLEEAGGATSVQIEMNKKREAEFQKMRRDLEEATLQHEATAAALRKKHADSVAELGEQIDNLQRVKQKLEKEKSEFKLELDDITSNMEQLMKAKANLEKMCRTFEDQMNEHRTKSEETQRTVNDLTTQRAKLQTENGELSRQLDEKEALINQLTRGKLTYTQQLEDLKRQLEEEAKAKNALAHALQSARHDCDLLREQYEEETEAKAELQRSLSKANSEVAQWRTKYETDAIQRTEELEEAKKKLAQRLQDAEEAVEAVNAKCSSLEKTKHRLQNEIEDLMVDVERSNAAAAALDKKQRNFDKLLSEWKQKFEESQMELESSQKEARSLSTELFKLKNAYEESLEHLETFKRENKNLQEEISDLTEQLGASNKSIHELEKIRKQLEAEKLELQAALEEAEASLEHEEGKILRAQLEFNQIKADIERKLAEKDEEMEQAKRNHLRMVDSLQTSLDAETRSRNEALRVKKKMEGDLNEMEIQLSHANRIAAEAQKQVKTLQGYLKDTQIQLDDVVRANEDLKENIAIVERRNNLLQSELEELRAVVEQTERARKLAEQELIEATERVQLLHSQNTSLINQKKKMESDLSQLQTEVEEAVQECRNAEEKAKKAITDAAMMAEELKKEQDTSAHLERMKKNMEQTIKDLQMRLDEAEQLALKGGKKQLQKLEARVRELENELELEQKRNAENVKGMRKCERRIKELTYQTEEDRKNLVRLQDLVDKLQLKVKAYKRQAEEAEEQANSNLAKFRKVQHELDEAEERADIAESQVNKLRAKSRDIGAKKGLNE; the protein is encoded by the exons ATGCCCGACATCGAAATGGCAGAGTTTGGTCCCGCCGCGCCCTTCCTGCGGCTGACGGAAAAGCAAAGGATCGAAGCCCAGAACCGGCCTTTTGACTTGAAGAAGGACGTGTTTGTTCTGGACGACAAAGTGGAGTTTGTGAAGGCCAAGGTTGTCTCCAGGGAGGGTGGCAACGTCACCGTGGAGACAGAAAATGGCAAG ACGGCGACCGTCAAAGAAGACCTGGTCATGCAGCAGAACCCGCCCAAGTTCGACAAGATCGAGGACATGGCGATGCTCACCTTCCTGCACGAACCCGCGGTCCTCTACAACCTCAAGGAACGCTACGCGGCCTGGATGATCTAC ACCTACTCCGGGCTCTTCTGTGTGACCGTGAATCCCTACAAGTGGTTGCCGGTCTACAATGCTGAGGTGGTGGCCGCCTACAGGGGCAAGAAACGAAGTGAAGCTCCTCCTCATATCTTCTCCATCTCTGACAACGCCTATCAGTATATGTTGACag ATCGGGAGAACCAGTCCATCTTGATCAC CGGAGAATCCGGGGCCGGGAAGACTGTGAATACCAAGCGGGTCATCCAATACTTTGCGGTGATCGCCGCCATTGGCGACCGGAGCAAAAAAGAGCAGGCCCCCACGGGCAAG GGGACTCTGGAAGATCAAATCATCCAGGCCAACCCTGCTCTGGAGGCCTTTGGCAATGCCAAGACCGTGCGGAATGACAACTCGTCCCGATTT GGTAAATTCATCCGGATCCATTTTGGGGCCACGGGGAAGCTGGCTTCGGCAGACATCGAGACCT ACCTTCTTGAGAAGTCTCGGGTCATCTTCCAGCTGAAGTCTGAGAGGAATTACCACATCTACTACCAGATCCTGTCCAACAAGAAGCCGGAGCTTCTAG ACATGATGCTGGTCACCAACAACCCCTACGACTACGCCTTCATCTCCCAAGGAGAGACCACGGTGCCGTCTATCGACGATGCCGAGGAACTGTTAGCAACTGAT AGTGCCTTCGACATCTTAggcttcacccaagaggagaagAACTCCATCTACAAGTTGACCGGGGCAATCATGCACTACGGAAACATGAAATTCAAGCAGAAGCAACGAGAGGAGCAAGCGGAACCTGACGGCACCGAAG AAGCGGACAAGTCGGCCTACCTGATGGGACTAAACTCTGCGGACCTTCTGAAAGGCCTTTGTCACCCAAGGGTGAAAGTGGGCAACGAGTACGTCACCAAAGGGCAAAATGTCCAACAG GTGTACTATGCTATCGGCGCTCTGGCCAAGTCCGTGTACGAGAAAATGTTCAGTTGGATGGTGCTAAGGATCAACGCTACCCTGGAAACCAAGCTGCCGCGGCAGTATTTCATCGGGGTGCTTGACATCGCTGGTTTCGAGATCTTCGAC TTCAACAGCTTCGAGCAGCTCTGCATCAACTTCACGAACGAGAAGCTGCAGCAGTTCTTCAACCACCACATGTTCGTGCTGGAGCAGGAGGAGTACAAGAAGGAGGGCATCGAGTGGGAGTTCATCGACTTCGGCATGGACCTGCAAGCGTGCATTGACCTCATCGAGAAG cCAATGGGCATCATGTCCATCCTGGAGGAAGAATGCATGTTCCCCAAAGCCACCGACATGACGTTCAAGGCCAAGCTGTACGACAACCACCTGGGCAAGTCAGCCAATTTTGGGAAGCCCCGGAACATCAAGGGCAAGCCGGAGGCGCACTTCGCCCTGGGCCACTACGCCGGCACCGTCGACTACAACATCCTCGGCTGGCTGCAGAAGAACAAGGACCCGCTCAACGAGACGGTGGTGGGGCTGTACCAGAAGTCAGCCCTGAAGCTCTTGGCAATCCTCTTCGCCAACTACGCCGGAGCAGATGCAC cTGTTGACAGCAAAGGAAAAGGAACTAAGAAGAAGGGTTCCTCCTTCCAGACAGTATCTGCTTTGCACAGG gaGAACCTCAACAAGCTGATGACCAATCTACgatccacccacccccatttcgTGCGGTGCATCATTCCCAACGAGACAAAGTCTCCAG GTACAATCGACAATTCTCTGGTCATGCACCAGCTACGCTGCAACGGTGTTTTGGAAGGGATCCGCATCTGCCGGAAGGGATTCCCCAACCGAATCCTCTACGGGGACTTCAGGCAAAG ATACCGAATCCTGAATCCAGCCGCTATACCAGAGGGTCAGTTCATCGATAGCAGGAAGGGAGCAGAGAAGCTATTGGGCTCTCTGGACATCGATCACAACCAGTACAAATTCGGGCACACCAAG GTGTTCTTCAAGGCAGGTCTCCTGGGGCTGTTGGAGGAGATGAGGGACGAACGTCTGTCTCGCATCATCACCCGCATTCAAGCCCAGTCCCGCGGTATCCTCTCTAGGATAGAATTCAGGAAGATCATGGAACGGAA GGAATCTCTGCTGGTAATCCAGTACAACATCCGAGCTTTCATGGTGGTGAAGAATTGGCCTTGGATGAGGCTCTTCTTCAAGATCAAGCCGCTGTTGAAAAGTGCGGAGACGGAGAAAGAGTTGCTGGCCCTCAAGGATGAGCTCGCGAGGCTGAAGGAAGCTCTGGAGAAGTCGGAAGGGTCACTTGAAAGAGCTGGAGAGGAGCAGGTGATGGTCT CAAGGCAGGAGAAGAACAATCTTCAGCTTTCTCTGCTATTAGGAA ACAATCTTGCAGACGCCGAAGAACGCTGCGACCAGCTGATCAAAAACAAGATCCAGTTGGAGGCGAAGGTGAAGGAACAGACTGAGCGTCTAGAGGACGAGGAGGAGATGAACGCTGAGCTGACGGCCAAGAAACGGAAACTTGAAGACGAATGCTCGGAACTGAAGAAGGATATCGACGACCTGGAGCTGACCCTGGCCAAAGTAGAGAAAGAGAAGCACGCGACGGAGAACAAG GTTAAGAACCTCACAGAGGAGATGGCTGGCCTGGATGAGATCATAGCCAAGTTGACCAAGGAGAAGAAGGCTCTCCAGGAGGCCCACCAGCAAGCGCTTGACGACCTACAAGCAGAGGAGGACAAAGTCAACACCCTCACTAAAGCCAAGGTCAAGCTGGAGCAACAAGTGGATGAT CTGGAAGGATCCCTGGAGCAAGAGAAGAAGATCCGGATGGATCTAGAACGGGCGAAGAGGAAGCTGGAAGGCGACTTGAAGCTGACCCAAGAGAGCATCATGGATTTAGAGAACGACAAGCAGCAGTTGGATGAGAAGCTGAAAAA GAAAGACTTTGAGCTCAACGCCCTGAATGCAAGAATTGAAGATGAGCAAGCTTTGGGAGTCCAGTTGCAGAAGAAGCTCAAAGAGCTACAG GCACGGATCGAGGAGCTGGAAGAAGAACTGGAGGCCGAGCGCACGGCCCGTGCCAAGGTGGAGAAGCAGCGCTCCGACCTTTCCCGGGAGCTGGAGGAGATCAGCGAGCGGCTGGAGGAGGCGGGCGGGGCCACCTCGGTGCAGATCGAGATGAACAAGAAGCGGGAGGCCGAGTTCCAGAAGATGCGGCGCGACCTGGAAGAGGCGACGCTGCAGCACGAGGCCACGGCGGCGGCCCTGCGCAAGAAGCACGCCGACTCGGTGGCGGAGCTGGGCGAACAAATCGACAACCTGCAGCGGGTGAAGCAGAAgctggagaaggagaaaagcGAGTTCAAGCTCGAGCTGGACGACATCACTTCCAACATGGAGCAGCTCATGAAAGCCAAG GCCAACCTGGAGAAGATGTGCCGTACGTTTGAAGACCAAATGAACGAGCACCGGACCAAGTCCGAAGAGACTCAACGGACGGTCAATGACCTCACCACGCAACGGGCGAAGCTCCAGACCGAGAATG GGGAACTATCCCGCCAGCTGGATGAAAAGGAAGCTCTGATAAATCAGCTCACACGAGGGAAGTTGACATACACCCAACAACTAGAAGACCTGAAgaggcagctggaggaagaagctAAG GCCAAGAACGCTCTGGCGCACGCTCTCCAATCGGCCCGCCACGACTGCGACCTGTTGAGAGAGCAGTACGAGGAGGAGACGGAGGCCAAAGCAGAGCTTCAAAGATCGCTCTCCAAGGCCAACTCCGAGGTGGCCCAGTGGAGAACCAAGTACGAGACTGATGCCATCCAGAGGACAGAAGAACTGGAGGAGGCCAA GAAGAAGCTGGCCCAGCGGCTGCAGGATGCCGAGGAGGCCGTGGAGGCCGTCAACGCCAAGTGCTCCTCGCTGGAGAAGACCAAGCACCGCCTGCAGAACGAGATCGAAGACCTCATGGTGGACGTGGAGCGTTCGAATGCAGCTGCGGCTGCCCTGGACAAGAAGCAGAGGAACTTCGACAAA CTCTTGTCCGAGTGGAAGCAGAAGTTTGAGGAGTCCCAGATGGAGCTGGAATCATCCCAAAAGGAGGCCCGTTCCCTCAGCACCGAGCTCTTCAAGTTGAAGAACGCCTACGAGGAGtccctggaacatctggagacctTCAAGAGGGAGAACAAGAACTTGCAGG AGGAGATCTCGGACCTCACCGAGCAGCTCGGAGCCAGTAACAAGAGCATCCACGAGCTTGAGAAGATTCGGAAGCAGTTGGAGGCTGAGAAGCTGGAGCTGCAGGCAGCCCTAGAAGAAGCTGAG GCCTCTCTGGAGCACGAGGAAGGCAAGATCCTCCGGGCCCAGCTGGAGTTCAACCAGATCAAGGCCGACATCGAACGCAAACTGGCCGAGAAGGACGAGGAGATGGAGCAGGCCAAGCGGAACCACCTGCGGATGGTGGACTCGCTTCAGACCTCGCTGGACGCCGAGACCCGAAGCCGCAACGAGGCGCtgagggtgaagaagaagatggagggAGACCTGAACGAGATGGAAATCCAGCTTAGTCACGCCAACCGCATCGCAGCTGAGGCCCAGAAACAAGTCAAAACTCTACAAGGATACCTCAAG GACACCCAGATACAACTGGACGACGTTGTCCGAGCCAACGAAGACCTGAAAGAAAACATTGCTATTGTAGAACGGAGGAACAACCTGTTGCAGTCAGAATTGGAGGAACTGCGTGCAGTGGTTGAGCAGACAGAAAGAGCCCGGAAATTGGCTGAACAGGAGTTGATCGAAGCCACCGAAAGGGTCCAGCTTCTCCACTCTCAG AACACCAGCCTCATCAACCAGAAAAAGAAGATGGAGTCTGACCTCTCCCAACTGCAGACAGAGGTGGAAGAAGCGGTCCAGGAGTGCAGGAATGCAGAAGAGAAGGCCAAGAAAGCCATCACCGAC GCAGCCATGATGGCGGAGGAGCTGAAGAAGGAGCAGGACACCAGCGCGCACCTGGAGCGGATGAAGAAGAACATGGAGCAGACCATCAAGGACCTGCAGATGCGCCTGGACGAGGCCGAGCAGCTGGCCCTCAAGGGCGGCAAAAAGCAGCTGCAGAAACTGGAGGCCCGAGTGCGGGAGCTGGAGAATGAGCTGGAGCTGGAGCAGAAACGCAATGCCGAGAACGTCAAGGGGATGCGCAAGTGCGAACGGCGCATCAAGGAGCTCACCTACCAG